From the genome of Flavobacterium sediminis:
CTGTTTTAGGAACTGAGGAAAGTTGTACCGGAGATGTGGCGAAAAGAGCAGGAAATGAATTTTTATTTCAAATGCAAGCTTTGATGAATATTGAATTACTCAACGCTTACGAAGTAAAAAAGATCGTAACCTGTGATCCTCATTCATTCAATTGTTTAAAAAACGAATATCCGAGTTTAGGCGGTAAATACGAAGTAATTCACCACACACAGTTCCTTCAGCAGTTATTGAAGGAAGGCCGCATAGATTTCAACAAGGAAACGTATAAAGGAAGCCGTATCACGTTCCACGATCCGTGTTATTTGGGAAGAGCGAACCAAGAATACGAAGCGCCAAGAGAAGTACTGTCTCAGACCAATGCTGAGATCGTAGAAATGAAGCGCAGTAAAAGTACTGCTCTATGCTGCGGAGCAGGAGGAGGCCAAATGTTTAAGGAACCAGAAAAAGGAGATATGGACATTAATGTGCTTAGAACTCAGGATGCACTTGAAACAAAGCCAAGCATCATTGCTACCGGATGTCCTTATTGCAATACGATGATGACAGACGGTGTGAAGTTCAGCGAAAAAGAAAGTAAAGTAAAGGTTTTAGATATAGCCGAAATAATTGCTAATGCCCAAGATTTATAAGTCATGTATGTACCTTTCGAATCTTTACCGCAACATTCTCGCATTTGGATCTATCAATCCAATAGAAAATTAACCGATGAGGAAGTAGCTGAAATAGCTTCGACAACTCAGGAATTTATCGAAAACTGGTCAGCTCACGGAAAAGGCTTAGAAGCTTCTTTTTTGATCAAATACAATCGATTCATCATTATTGCTGTTAATCAGGAAGTACAGTCGGCAACGGGTTGTTCTATAGATGCTTCAGTCGC
Proteins encoded in this window:
- a CDS encoding (Fe-S)-binding protein translates to MSENLIVPTMAEMMAEGKQPEILFWVGSAGSYDDRAKKITRAFVKILNKANVNFAVLGTEESCTGDVAKRAGNEFLFQMQALMNIELLNAYEVKKIVTCDPHSFNCLKNEYPSLGGKYEVIHHTQFLQQLLKEGRIDFNKETYKGSRITFHDPCYLGRANQEYEAPREVLSQTNAEIVEMKRSKSTALCCGAGGGQMFKEPEKGDMDINVLRTQDALETKPSIIATGCPYCNTMMTDGVKFSEKESKVKVLDIAEIIANAQDL
- a CDS encoding ABC transporter ATPase, yielding MYVPFESLPQHSRIWIYQSNRKLTDEEVAEIASTTQEFIENWSAHGKGLEASFLIKYNRFIIIAVNQEVQSATGCSIDASVAFIQSLEQKYQIDLLDKMNVTFKLGEHIAHKPLIEFKKMAKEKAVSANTIVFNNLVNTIEEWQDFWEVPAGESWHSRFFK